Proteins from one Actinobacillus delphinicola genomic window:
- a CDS encoding LPS O-antigen chain length determinant protein WzzB, with protein sequence MTQQSNNVVTQDDEIDLVALMFSLWKRKWTIVWTTIIFAIGSIGYALFAPQVWTSTATITQPQMKNIVNYLGQIQQYTSIGNQYTKMPSYLFDQSWLFDKFKNVLLSREYQAFYLKQTDFYKKALQSGESSHRILNTLFKDIKINKFDAKDAPVAFNGITVSFSGPTPELAQTLLKGLIENADNYAKQNIFENQVARVNDLHAGLELELNRIQENVKATKENKIQVLEQALQIAKKAGIKDYQPIEDANGRSKPSINDNLLFMLGERNLTAQLESLKASPYIYPTRYYQIKAQLDALTELTEHDKPVKFQTYTYQDAPSYPVNRTKPKRAIIVVAGTVAGGVIGVLLALFMNAITTYRRKEDLSK encoded by the coding sequence ATGACCCAACAGAGCAATAATGTCGTTACTCAAGACGATGAAATTGATTTAGTTGCACTTATGTTTTCTTTATGGAAACGTAAATGGACGATTGTTTGGACTACAATTATTTTTGCAATTGGGAGTATTGGTTATGCGTTATTTGCTCCTCAAGTATGGACATCAACAGCAACGATAACGCAACCACAAATGAAAAATATTGTTAATTATTTAGGACAAATACAACAATATACCTCAATTGGTAACCAATATACTAAGATGCCTTCTTATCTATTTGATCAAAGTTGGCTATTTGATAAGTTTAAAAATGTTTTATTGTCTAGAGAATATCAAGCATTTTATTTAAAACAAACTGATTTCTATAAAAAAGCACTTCAGAGCGGGGAAAGCTCGCATCGAATCTTAAATACTTTGTTTAAAGATATCAAAATTAATAAATTTGATGCTAAAGATGCACCTGTGGCATTTAATGGTATTACAGTTTCTTTTAGTGGACCAACACCTGAATTAGCTCAAACCTTACTTAAAGGGCTGATTGAAAATGCGGATAATTATGCAAAACAGAATATTTTTGAAAACCAAGTCGCACGTGTGAATGATTTGCATGCTGGTTTAGAGTTAGAGCTCAATCGTATTCAAGAAAATGTTAAAGCAACAAAAGAAAATAAAATTCAAGTCTTGGAACAAGCTTTACAAATTGCGAAAAAAGCGGGCATTAAAGATTACCAACCTATTGAAGATGCTAACGGAAGATCTAAACCATCTATTAATGATAATTTACTTTTTATGTTAGGTGAAAGAAATTTAACTGCACAGTTAGAAAGTTTAAAAGCTTCGCCATATATTTATCCTACTCGTTATTATCAAATTAAAGCACAACTAGATGCATTAACTGAATTAACAGAGCATGATAAACCTGTAAAATTCCAAACCTATACATATCAAGATGCACCAAGTTATCCAGTAAATCGTACTAAACCTAAACGTGCAATTATCGTGGTGGCGGGGACCGTTGCTGGTGGCGTTATTGGGGTACTACTTGCGCTATTTATGAACGCAATTACAACTTATCGCCGTAAAGAAGATTTATCAAAATAA
- a CDS encoding transglycosylase SLT domain-containing protein produces MSVVKNHFTLSVKMLAPCLSSLFFFIPAFANEVPHHSSTHIVSHSQLALYRQHYHELEKLLTTPQKKDVTAKIQQLLNSIKGYELYPFAEYRWLLQKPNLTLQEISALKKRLPSYLSIKPIEQRWLNQQVKYKNWTAIYANRGNLPKNIYSQCLVLQAQQQMEHTLTAGMIESLNKLWLTGHSLPVSCDPLLSAWTQNGHLSDQLLLERGKRAFQSYNQGLLRHLLKQAKSPQTKKVLNQYLQLVQNPMILLNTKSVLSATQLMKNPDQNKHLILVMFPRLVRSLSTTQLPQNVTFNTFQHWAKGFKLTDAEQKSWEKLLVKHFFDSTAPEIMAWRDKTLLKLKNDALFERRIRVALRNNNNPLPWIAHLSPAVQHKSEWEFWRAFGLLKYKNQRHEAHKIWYQLTKKRGFYPMLAAQMLDITYRPPMEHFKGERLHLNHQQEKELGVIRELHLMQENHFAALAWARLLSNMPAKEKLAMARYAEKEKWYDLQVEATILAKAWGYLPLRLPEAYIPWFNLYLKDKNIRRTFAMAIARQESAWRPQVKSHANAYGLMQLIPSTAKMTAQKQKLNYSYPQQLFDPKTNIMLGVQHLEDLYSKYGNNRILISAAYNAGPHRVDKWLAKSNGKLTMAEFVATIPYRETRNYVENVLIYDYYHQILQNYRLQKFTKSEYSRKY; encoded by the coding sequence ATGAGTGTAGTAAAAAATCATTTCACGTTATCTGTTAAAATGCTTGCTCCTTGTTTAAGTTCGTTGTTCTTTTTTATTCCCGCTTTTGCTAATGAAGTTCCTCATCATTCATCAACTCACATTGTTAGTCATTCTCAATTAGCACTTTATCGACAACACTATCACGAATTAGAAAAATTGCTGACAACGCCTCAGAAAAAAGATGTCACAGCAAAAATTCAGCAATTATTAAATAGCATAAAAGGGTATGAGCTATATCCTTTTGCTGAATATAGATGGTTATTACAGAAACCAAATTTAACATTGCAAGAAATATCTGCTTTAAAGAAAAGACTGCCATCTTACTTGTCTATTAAGCCGATTGAACAACGTTGGCTAAATCAACAAGTTAAATATAAAAACTGGACAGCAATTTATGCCAATCGCGGAAATTTACCTAAAAATATCTATTCTCAATGTTTAGTATTGCAGGCTCAGCAACAAATGGAGCATACATTAACAGCTGGAATGATTGAGTCGTTAAATAAATTGTGGCTTACAGGGCATAGTTTACCAGTAAGTTGTGATCCTCTTTTATCAGCATGGACTCAAAATGGACACTTATCCGATCAACTTCTGTTAGAACGGGGAAAACGTGCATTTCAGTCTTATAATCAAGGGTTATTGCGTCATTTATTAAAACAAGCTAAATCGCCGCAAACAAAGAAAGTACTGAACCAATATTTGCAACTTGTACAAAATCCAATGATTTTGTTAAACACTAAAAGTGTATTAAGTGCTACCCAATTGATGAAAAATCCTGATCAAAATAAACATTTAATTTTGGTGATGTTTCCAAGATTAGTACGCTCATTATCAACGACACAACTCCCGCAAAATGTCACCTTTAATACATTTCAACATTGGGCGAAAGGTTTTAAATTAACGGATGCTGAGCAAAAATCGTGGGAGAAATTACTTGTTAAACATTTCTTTGATAGCACTGCTCCTGAGATTATGGCATGGCGAGATAAAACGTTATTAAAATTAAAAAATGATGCATTGTTTGAACGTCGCATTCGTGTTGCTTTACGTAATAACAATAATCCTTTGCCATGGATAGCACATTTATCGCCAGCAGTTCAGCATAAATCTGAATGGGAATTTTGGCGTGCTTTTGGCTTATTAAAATATAAAAATCAGCGCCATGAGGCACATAAAATTTGGTACCAATTAACAAAAAAACGTGGATTCTATCCAATGCTTGCGGCGCAAATGCTTGATATTACTTATCGTCCACCAATGGAACATTTTAAAGGAGAGCGTTTACATTTAAACCATCAGCAAGAAAAAGAATTAGGTGTCATTCGTGAATTACATCTAATGCAGGAAAATCATTTTGCAGCGTTGGCGTGGGCGAGATTACTTTCAAATATGCCTGCAAAAGAAAAACTCGCTATGGCACGTTATGCAGAAAAAGAAAAATGGTACGATTTACAAGTTGAAGCAACAATTCTTGCCAAAGCGTGGGGCTACTTACCACTTCGTTTACCTGAAGCTTATATTCCTTGGTTTAATCTTTATTTAAAAGATAAAAATATCCGTCGCACGTTTGCGATGGCGATTGCACGTCAAGAAAGTGCATGGCGACCACAAGTTAAATCACATGCCAATGCATACGGATTAATGCAATTGATTCCAAGTACCGCGAAGATGACGGCACAAAAGCAAAAATTGAATTACAGTTATCCGCAACAATTATTTGATCCAAAAACAAATATTATGTTGGGCGTGCAACATTTAGAGGATTTGTATAGTAAGTATGGCAATAATCGTATCTTAATTTCAGCCGCATACAATGCAGGGCCGCATCGTGTAGATAAATGGTTGGCTAAAAGTAATGGAAAATTGACCATGGCTGAGTTTGTTGCCACTATTCCATATCGTGAAACACGGAATTATGTAGAGAATGTTTTAATCTATGACTATTATCATCAAATTTTACAAAATTACCGTTTACAAAAATTTACTAAAAGCGAATATTCTCGTAAATATTAA
- the secF gene encoding protein translocase subunit SecF encodes MGLFNRNEEIHRYKGVVLPFKLVNFMKYRKFAYAFSIILTSLCVVCMCVKGFNWGLDFTGGTVVQTQFSQPANLEKVRTILRDNRIEGAVVQTMGDAKNVMIRLPASAGNAKIGNRIQLMLTNLDPHIKIESVAFVGPNVGKDLTDSAIYATFATLLMLLVYIAVRFEWRLGAGAVIALAHDVIVTLGVFSFFQIEMDLTFVAAILSVVGYSLNDSIVVFDRVRENFRKIRRIDTVEIVNVSLTQTLARTLMTSITTLFTVVALFLFGGPSIHSFSLALLVGIAFGTYSTIYVAISIALDLGLKREHMLVQKVDKEAIEELP; translated from the coding sequence GTGGGCTTATTTAATCGCAATGAAGAAATTCATAGATATAAAGGGGTTGTTTTACCTTTTAAACTTGTGAATTTCATGAAATATAGAAAGTTTGCGTACGCTTTCTCAATCATTCTTACAAGTTTATGTGTTGTGTGTATGTGTGTGAAAGGGTTCAACTGGGGGCTAGATTTTACTGGCGGTACTGTTGTTCAAACGCAATTTTCACAACCTGCAAATTTAGAAAAAGTACGTACTATTTTACGTGATAATCGCATAGAAGGGGCTGTTGTACAGACAATGGGCGATGCAAAAAATGTCATGATTCGCCTACCAGCCTCTGCTGGAAATGCAAAAATTGGTAATCGTATTCAATTAATGCTCACTAATTTAGATCCGCATATCAAGATTGAAAGTGTAGCATTCGTTGGACCAAATGTGGGTAAAGATTTAACCGATAGTGCAATTTATGCGACTTTTGCAACGTTGTTAATGTTACTTGTATATATTGCAGTACGTTTTGAATGGCGTTTAGGTGCAGGAGCAGTAATCGCACTAGCACATGACGTTATCGTAACACTCGGGGTATTTTCATTCTTCCAAATTGAAATGGATTTAACCTTTGTGGCTGCAATTTTATCGGTGGTAGGTTATTCATTAAACGATAGTATCGTGGTATTTGACCGTGTACGTGAAAATTTCCGTAAAATTCGCCGTATTGATACGGTAGAAATTGTGAATGTTTCATTAACACAAACCCTCGCGCGTACGTTAATGACATCTATTACGACATTATTTACTGTTGTTGCACTATTCCTATTTGGTGGACCTTCTATTCATAGCTTCTCGCTAGCGTTATTAGTAGGGATTGCATTTGGGACTTATTCTACAATCTATGTTGCAATTAGTATTGCTTTAGATTTAGGATTGAAACGTGAACATATGCTTGTTCAGAAAGTTGATAAGGAAGCTATCGAGGAGTTACCTTAA